From a single Rutidosis leptorrhynchoides isolate AG116_Rl617_1_P2 chromosome 5, CSIRO_AGI_Rlap_v1, whole genome shotgun sequence genomic region:
- the LOC139847804 gene encoding cytochrome b-c1 complex subunit Rieske-4, mitochondrial — MLRVAGRRCSSLSSWWSSAPAIISRNPINGCVGADSTSDASRSNPVYLNSMLLHHIRGLSTGSITPSHDLGFDVPATVAAIKNPTSKITYDEHNHERYPPGDPSKRAFAYFVLTGGRFVYASLIRLLVLKFVLSMSASKDVLALASLEVDLSSIEPGTTVTVKWRGKPVFIRRRTDDDINLANSVDVNSLRDPQEDAVRVKDPEWLIVIGVCTHLGCIPLPNAGDFGGWFCPCHGSHYDISGRIRKGPAPYNLEVPTYSFMADNKLLIG, encoded by the exons ATGTTGCGAGTCGCCGGACGGAGATGCTCGTCTCTCTCGTCATGGTGGTCGTCAGCTCCGGCCATCATATCTCGCAATCCGATCAACGGTTGCGTCGGAGCTGATTCCACATCAGATGCTTCCAGATCTAATCCTGTATATCTCAATTCTATGCTTTTGCATCATATAAGAG GTCTCTCTACTGGTTCAATTACTCCAAGTCATGACCTAGGTTTTGACGTCCCCGCTACTGTTGCCGCAATTAAAAACCCGACATCCAAAATTACATACGATGAGCACAACCACGAGCGGTATCCACCTGGCGATCCCAGCAAGCGTGCATTTGCATACTTTGTACTAACTGGCGGTCGCTTCGTTTACGCATCATTGATCCGTCTTTTAGTACTAAAGTTTGTTCTAAGCATGTCTGCTAGTAAAGATGTTCTTGCCCTTGCTTCTTTAGAAGTTGACCTTTCAAGCATCGAGCCGGGGACCACAGTAACCGTGAAGTGGCGTGGGAAGCCAGTTTTTATCAGACGTAGGACCGATGATGACATCAACTTAGCTAACAGTGTTGATGTGAACTCCCTTCGGGACCCACAGGAGGATGCGGTTAGGGTTAAAGACCCAGAGTGGCTCATAGTTATTGGGGTGTGTACTCATTTGGGTTGTATTCCGTTACCAAACGCAGGTGACTTTGGCGGTTGGTTTTGCCCTTGTCACGGGTCCCACTACGACATATCGGGAAGAATTCGGAAGGGACCCGCTCCGTATAATCTGGAGGTACCCACTTATAgcttcatggctgacaataagttgcTGATTGGTTGA
- the LOC139848210 gene encoding uncharacterized protein, protein MAPKITSLIGPPEIHRSDPKPTVSPPSTVVSDPFIDAMVSHFNSITTSPNPPMGFTENMSATYLSSGNPCLDFFFHVVPDSPTETITRRLIESWDHDSLKTLKLICNLRGVRGTGKSDKEGYYTSALWLHKNHPKTLACNLPSMADFGYFKDLPEILYRLLEGNDVREKAKQERSKRRFRRYRRRDSAIVRKSKKRAPREERITAENKRVEIEIAKASANRKQKRIAMAKKAVERYNHDPDYRFLHDRVSDLFAELLLSDIEFLEQGKSRKISLAAKWCPSIDSSFDKSTLLCESIAKKVFPREEYKEYDGVEEAHYAYRVRDRLRKQILVPLRKAMELPEVYIGQNDWGSIPYNRVASVAMKFYKEKFLKHDKTRFEEYLQKVKSGKAKIAAGALLPHQIIKSLEDGDGGEVAELQWKRMVDDMLKKGKLNNCIAICDVSGSMRGLPMEVCVALGLLVSELSEEPWKGKVITFSESPSLQMVEGDDLKSKIEFVRRMDWGMNTDFQKVFDLILEVAVKAKLSEKDMIKRVFVFSDMEFDQASLNPWETDYQVIKRKFTEKGYGGSVPEIVFWDLRDSRSTPVAGKEKGVALVSGFSKNLMKLFMEDDVEGLTPERIMESAISGQEYNKLVVLD, encoded by the coding sequence ATGGCACCCAAAATCACCTCCTTAATCGGACCACCCGAGATCCACCGATCCGACCCAAAACCCACCGTCTCACCACCTTCAACCGTAGTTTCAGACCCATTCATAGATGCCATGGTCTCCCACTTCAACTCCATTACTACCTCCCCAAATCCACCCATGGGTTTCACTGAAAACATGTCCGCTACGTATCTATCATCCGGCAACCCATGTCTCGATTTCTTCTTCCATGTCGTCCCCGATTCTCCGACAGAAACCATTACTCGCCGCCTGATCGAATCATGGGACCATGATTCTTTAAAAACGCTCAAATTAATCTGCAATCTACGTGGAGTACGTGGCACGGGGAAATCGGATAAAGAAGGGTATTACACATCCGCTTTATGGCTTCATAAAAACCACCCCAAAACCCTAGCTTGTAATCTGCCTTCCATGGCCGATTTCGGCTACTTTAAAGACTTACCAGAGATCCTCTATCGACTTCTCGAAGGAAATGACGTCAGAGAAAAGGCGAAACAGGAACGGTCTAAAAGACGATTTAGACGATATCGAAGAAGGGATTCTGCGATTGTTCGAAAGTCGAAAAAGCGTGCGCCTAGAGAAGAACGAATTACGGCAGAGAATAAAAGAGTAGAGATCGAAATAGCAAAGGCTAGTGCGAACAGAAAACAGAAGAGGATAGCAATGGCTAAAAAAGCCGTTGAACGATATAATCATGACCCAGATTACAGATTCTTACACGATCGTGTTTCGGATCTTTTCGCCGAGCTTTTGCTGTCTGATATCGAGTTTTTGGAACAGGGGAAGTCGAGGAAAATCAGCCTTGCTGCGAAATGGTGTCCGTCAATTGATTCATCGTTCGATAAATCGACTTTACTATGCGAAAGCATCGCGAAAAAAGTGTTCCCACGAGAAGAGTATAAGGAATACGATGGCGTAGAAGAAGCACATTACGCGTATCGTGTTCGTGATCGGTTAAGAAAACAGATTTTGGTACCGCTTCGAAAAGCAATGGAGTTGCCGGAAGTTTATATAGGGCAAAACGATTGGGGATCGATCCCGTATAACAGAGTAGCTTCGGTCGCCATGAAATTCTACAAAGAGAAGTTTTTAAAGCATGATAAAACGAGATTTGAAGAGTATTTGCAAAAGGTGAAGTCGGGTAAGGCTAAAATTGCGGCTGGTGCGCTTCTTCCGCACCAAATTATAAAGAGTTTAGAAGACGGAGATGGTGGTGAGGTGGCGGAGCTTCAATGGAAGAGAATGGTAGATGATATGTTAAAGAAAGGGAAGTTGAACAATTGTATAGCTATTTGTGACGTTTCGGGTAGTATGAGGGGTCTTCCAATGGAGGTTTGTGTGGCTTTAGGATTACTTGTTTCTGAATTAAGCGAAGAGCCATGGAAAGGGAAGGTGATTACATTTAGTGAAAGCCCGAGTTTGCAAATGGTGGAAGGAGATGATTTGAAGTCAAAGATTGAATTTGTGAGGAGGATGGATTGGGGAATGAACACTGATTTTCAAAAGGTGTTTGATTTGATACTTGAAGTGGCGGTTAAAGCGAAATTGAGTGAGAAGGATATGATAAAGAGGGTGTTTGTGTTTAGTGACATGGAATTTGATCAAGCTTCATTGAATCCATGGGAGACGGATTATCAAGTGATAAAGAGGAAGTTTACGGAGAAGGGGTATGGAGGCTCGGTGCCGGAGATCGTGTTTTGGGATCTGAGAGATTCACGTTCGACTCCGGTGGCTGGTAAAGAGAAAGGGGTAGCACTTGTTAGCGGGTTTTCGAAGAACTTGATGAAGTTGTTTATGGAAGATGATGTAGAAGGTTTGACGCCTGAGCGTATAATGGAGAGTGCCATTTCCGGCCAGGAGTACAACAAACTAGTGGTGCTTGATTAA
- the LOC139847647 gene encoding uncharacterized protein gives MASISKLPSPATGLNSSPLLPKPTTAAVVSLGFPAKHALSSSRLSLPTNAPLAASLLVRCSQNSENGSHVKRTTLHELYEKQGQSPWYDNLCRPVTDLIPLIESGVRGVTSNPAIFQKAISTSNAYNDQFRELVQGGKDIVSAYWELVVKDIQDACKLFEPIYDETDGGDGYVSVEVSPLLADDTQGTVDAAKWLHKVVDRPNVYIKIPATEACVPSIKDVISLGISVNVTLIFSLSRYEAVIDAYLDGLEASGLDDLSRVTSVASFFVSRVDTLVDKMLEKIGTPEALDLRGKAANAQAALAFQLYQKKFSGPRWEALVKKGAKKQRLLWASTSVKNPAYPDTLYVAPLVGPDTVSTMPDQALLAFIDHGTVGRTIDANVSEAEGIYSALEKLGIDWGFVGTQLELEGVDSFKKAFDSLIDSLQEKANSLKLVSL, from the exons ATGGCTTCAATCTCCAAGCTTCCATCTCCGGCCACCGGTTTAAACTCGTCACCTCTGCTTCCAAAACCAACCACCGCCGCCGTCGTCTCTCTTGGTTTTCCGGCCAAACATGCTCTCTCATCCTCCCGGTTGTCCCTCCCCACCAACGCTCCTTTAGCCGCCTCCTTGCT TGTTAGATGCAGCCAAAATAGTGAAAATGGAAGCCATGTGAAGAGAACAACTCTTCATGAGCTTTATGAGAAGCAAGGACAAAGTCCATGGTACGATAACTTATGCCGCCCCGTTACCGATCTTATTCCCTTGATTGAAAGTGGTGTTAGAGGTGTTACGAGCAACCCTGCG ATTTTTCAAAAAGCGATATCCACCTCAAATGCTTACAATGATCAGTTCAG GGAACTTGTACAGGGAGGGAAAGACATCGTAAGCGCATATTGGGAACTCGTAGTGAAAGATATTCAAGATGCTTGTAAACTATTTGAGCCGATTTACGATGAAACAGACGGTGGGGACGGTTATGTTTCTGTTGAGGTTTCACCCTTGCTCGCTGATGATACTCAGGGAACTGTTGATGCTGCAAAGTGGTTGCACAAGGTAGTTGATCGCCCAAATGTATACATTAAAATTCCCGCAACCGAAGCATGCGTTCCTTCAATCAAAGACGTTATTTCCTTGGGAATTAGTGTTAATGTCACT CTCATATTCTCACTATCTAGATACGAAGCAGTTATCGATGCTTATTTGGACGGTCTCGAGGCTTCGGGACTCGATGACCTATCTAGAGTTACAAGTGTTGCGTCTTTCTTTGTTAGTCGAGTAGACACCCTTGTTGACAAAATGCTTGAGAAAATTGGAACACCCGAGGCACTAGACCTTCGAGGCAAG GCTGCGAATGCTCAAGCAGCTCTAGCTTTTCAACTATACCAGAAGAAATTTTCTGGTCCGAGATGGGAAGCACTTGTGAAGAAAGGTGCTAAGAAACAAAGGTTGCTTTGGGCTTCAACAAGTGTCAAGAACCCAGCGTACCCCGACACCCTTTATGTAGCACCACTTGTGGGACCTGACACG GTCTCAACCATGCCTGATCAAGCTCTACTTGCGTTCATTGACCATGGTACTGTTGGAAGGACAATCGATGCGAACGTATCAGAAGCTGAAGGTATTTACAGTGCACTTGAGAAGTTGGGTATCGACTGGGGCTTTGTTGGGACCCAGCTGGAGCTTGAAGGAGTAGATTCTTTCAAGAAAGCCTTTGACAGCCTTATTGATAGTCTTCAAGAAAAGGCCAATTCTCTCAAATTAGTTAGCCTGTAG